The genomic region ATGAAACCCTCTCCAACATCGAAGCCATCGAAAACAAGCATACCAAATTTGGCTCCCACAAGATACCCTCAATTATCTGCAAAGACGTGAGCGTGGCCGGAAAATAGTTCTAAATTGGATCAGGAATAAGGGGCGCCGCGCGGTGCCCCTTTTTTAATGCAAAACCATGGCCTTCAGATGCGTTGCCCGGCCTCCTGCATCCAGACGGAGCAGATAGATGCCAGCGGGTAGCTTCTCGCTGACCAGTTCTTTCCACTGCCAAACATTAGCGCCCTGACGCAAGTCAAGACCAGATCGGGAGAGGATCTTTTGGCCTTTGAAGTTATAGAGGGATAAGGAAAGCTGGCCCGGATTAGGGGTGTCCAATTTCAGGGAAGTGGCATCAGATATGGGATTGGGTGTGATCTTTGCCGTAAAGGCAGGCGCTGAAACATCCTCCGCTGCCGCGCCCTGAATATAGAAAGTGAGGACAGGTCCCACAGGCACGGGATCAGGAGTAATACAAATTCCATGTTGACAAATCATATATAGTGATTATCTTGTCTCCAAAATCTAAATACTGGAGGCGAGATGCCACGACCAAAAGACCAATCGTTGCAGGAGGTATTCCTGAAAGCGGAGCAGGCTTTATCTGAGATCAAAGATGGACGCCTGGTGATGAAGTTGTTAGCAATCAGAGGGTACAGCAATCAACAGGCAAAGGACATCGCTGCATTGTTCAATACTCAGA from Candidatus Syntrophosphaera sp. harbors:
- a CDS encoding T9SS type A sorting domain-containing protein, producing the protein MICQHGICITPDPVPVGPVLTFYIQGAAAEDVSAPAFTAKITPNPISDATSLKLDTPNPGQLSLSLYNFKGQKILSRSGLDLRQGANVWQWKELVSEKLPAGIYLLRLDAGGRATHLKAMVLH